In Variovorax paradoxus, a single genomic region encodes these proteins:
- a CDS encoding efflux transporter outer membrane subunit produces the protein MTGTPAPGWRWLAAVLALAGTGLSAGCMVGPDFVRPAPAQVDSYTRGALPATTEAGDGRSQRFGPAAELPADWWRLFGSPALDEAVRQALQHNPTLQSAEASLRQSQDELRAGHGIFYPQLDASFGATRARTAPVLQGSSAAGTIYQVVTLSGAISYPLDVFGGERRTVEGLAAQAENQRFVAMAAYLALEANLVQTCVARAAYVAQRRTTEELIALERDQLHSIEAQVHAGTVPYANQLSQLSLIASNRAQLAALAQKISQADHLLAALQGDTPAEAALPDVDIGELTLPRDLPLSLPSELVRQRPDILAAEAQLHAASAAIGVATAAMFPSFSLSAGYGAASPQLASLLAGGSRYWSLAPAVALPLLHGGTLRARRQAAIDAHAAREADYRQTVLSAFEQVADALRALEHDAQALQAQAEARSSAADALALQQAGYRAGLVAYVDLQNADIQFHAASLSYLSALAQRHQDTVALFAALGGGWWNAPSSGAGARAGQP, from the coding sequence ATGACAGGCACACCTGCTCCGGGCTGGAGGTGGCTGGCCGCGGTGCTTGCCCTGGCCGGCACGGGCCTGTCGGCGGGCTGCATGGTCGGCCCCGACTTCGTGCGCCCGGCGCCTGCGCAGGTGGACAGCTACACGCGCGGTGCCCTGCCTGCGACGACCGAAGCCGGCGACGGGCGATCGCAGCGCTTCGGCCCGGCAGCGGAGCTTCCCGCGGACTGGTGGCGTCTCTTCGGATCGCCCGCGCTGGACGAGGCCGTGCGGCAGGCGCTGCAGCACAACCCGACGCTTCAATCGGCCGAGGCCAGCCTTCGCCAGAGCCAGGACGAACTTCGCGCGGGCCACGGCATCTTCTACCCGCAGCTCGACGCCTCCTTCGGCGCCACCCGCGCCCGTACGGCACCGGTCCTGCAGGGCTCCTCCGCCGCCGGCACGATCTACCAGGTGGTCACGCTCAGCGGTGCCATCAGCTATCCGCTCGATGTCTTCGGCGGCGAACGCCGCACCGTCGAGGGCCTGGCCGCGCAGGCGGAGAACCAGCGTTTCGTGGCGATGGCAGCCTACCTGGCGCTGGAGGCGAATCTGGTCCAGACGTGCGTTGCACGCGCCGCCTACGTCGCGCAAAGGCGCACGACGGAAGAACTGATCGCCCTGGAGCGCGACCAGTTGCACAGCATCGAGGCCCAGGTGCATGCCGGCACCGTGCCCTATGCCAACCAGTTGAGCCAGCTGAGCCTGATCGCCTCCAACCGGGCGCAGCTCGCCGCGCTGGCGCAGAAGATCAGCCAGGCCGACCATCTGCTGGCCGCCCTGCAGGGCGACACGCCGGCCGAGGCTGCGCTCCCCGACGTCGACATCGGGGAGCTGACGCTGCCGAGGGACCTGCCGCTCAGCCTCCCGTCGGAACTGGTGCGGCAGCGCCCGGACATTCTCGCGGCCGAAGCGCAGCTGCATGCGGCCAGCGCGGCCATCGGCGTGGCAACCGCGGCCATGTTTCCGAGCTTCAGCCTGAGCGCCGGGTACGGTGCCGCCAGCCCGCAACTCGCCAGTCTGCTGGCCGGCGGCTCCCGCTACTGGAGCCTCGCGCCTGCCGTCGCGCTGCCACTCCTGCACGGCGGCACGCTGCGAGCCAGGCGCCAGGCCGCGATCGACGCCCACGCCGCCCGGGAAGCCGACTACCGTCAGACGGTGCTCTCCGCATTCGAGCAGGTTGCCGATGCGCTGCGGGCGCTCGAGCACGACGCGCAGGCACTTCAGGCGCAGGCCGAGGCGAGATCATCGGCCGCCGATGCGCTGGCCCTGCAGCAGGCCGGCTATCGCGCGGGACTCGTGGCCTATGTCGACCTGCAGAATGCGGACATCCAGTTCCACGCCGCAAGTCTTTCCTACCTTTCGGCATTGGCGCAGCGCCATCAGGACACCGTCGCCCTGTTCGCGGCGCTCGGCGGAGGCTGGTGGAATGCCCCGTCATCCGGTGCCGGCGCGCGCGCCGGGCAGCCATGA